In a genomic window of Alcanivorax sp.:
- a CDS encoding YajG family lipoprotein, with protein sequence MLRAALVLALTATFAGCALSPQVIDVKPVANVDATNIGRNQPVQVLAVDSRDQDAFGTRGGVYKDTALVRPANDVKDAIEDAVRKGLQTQGFNAFNPGDDATRLEVRLEQLDYVPEEGSVINQVTLTLTLLAEASRGDVIHTGTYKSSVEHDLPMTPSASRNQQMVNDILSGAITRLLKDPEMLSFLAGNDQP encoded by the coding sequence ATGTTACGTGCTGCGCTAGTGCTTGCCCTGACTGCCACTTTCGCCGGCTGCGCCCTCAGCCCGCAGGTCATCGATGTGAAACCGGTTGCCAACGTGGACGCCACCAACATTGGCCGCAACCAGCCGGTACAGGTTCTGGCCGTGGATTCCCGGGACCAGGACGCATTCGGCACCCGCGGTGGCGTCTACAAGGATACCGCCCTGGTACGCCCCGCCAATGACGTGAAAGACGCCATTGAGGACGCCGTTCGCAAGGGACTGCAGACCCAGGGTTTCAACGCCTTCAATCCCGGCGATGACGCCACCCGCCTGGAGGTGCGCCTGGAGCAGCTGGACTATGTGCCAGAGGAAGGCTCGGTGATTAATCAGGTCACCCTGACACTGACCCTGCTGGCCGAAGCCAGCCGAGGCGATGTGATCCACACCGGCACCTACAAAAGCAGCGTGGAACACGACCTGCCAATGACACCGTCGGCAAGCCGCAACCAACAGATGGTCAACGATATCCTCAGCGGTGCCATCACTCGCCTACTCAAGGACCCGGAAATGTTGTCATTCCTGGCAGGTAACGATCAGCCCTGA
- the rpsT gene encoding 30S ribosomal protein S20, whose protein sequence is MANSPQARKRARQAENRRQHNAAMRSMVRTYLKKVNAAIASGDQGSAQEAYNQAVSVLDKATRKGKFHPNKAARHKSRLNAKIKAMAA, encoded by the coding sequence TTGGCTAACTCACCGCAAGCACGCAAGCGTGCGCGTCAGGCGGAAAACCGCCGTCAGCACAACGCAGCGATGCGCTCCATGGTGCGCACATACCTGAAAAAGGTGAACGCGGCTATTGCGTCCGGCGACCAAGGCAGCGCTCAGGAAGCTTATAACCAGGCGGTGTCTGTGCTGGACAAAGCCACCCGCAAGGGCAAGTTTCACCCCAACAAGGCTGCTCGCCACAAGAGCCGCCTGAACGCCAAGATCAAGGCCATGGCTGCCTGA
- the ribF gene encoding bifunctional riboflavin kinase/FAD synthetase, which yields MRLIRGIHNLRDRHRGCVATIGNFDGVHQGHQRILDQVIAEARRRGLKATVMLFEPQPQEFFAPQQAPARLMSLRDKLIALRDAGMDQVLCVRFDERFRSLTAEAFVKSLLVDGLGVEYLVVGDDFRFGCGRDGDFAYLQQAGEQFGFAVTDTATCEIYGERVSSTRVRAALSAGDFALAETLLGRPFAISGRVRHGDKIGRTLDLPTVNLALKRLHSPLAGVFAVTVSGAELEGQIGAANMGDRPTVNGTENRLEVHLLDYSDAGVGKDSLYGKHLTVAFRHYVRAEEKFADLDQLKTAIWQDVQAVRDYFEKTGLFKTGL from the coding sequence ATGCGACTGATTCGCGGCATTCACAATCTGCGCGACAGGCATCGCGGCTGCGTGGCCACCATCGGCAATTTCGATGGGGTGCATCAGGGGCATCAGCGGATTCTGGATCAGGTGATCGCAGAAGCCCGCCGCCGTGGCTTGAAGGCCACGGTGATGCTGTTCGAGCCGCAACCTCAGGAATTTTTTGCGCCGCAGCAGGCGCCGGCCCGGCTCATGTCCCTGCGCGACAAGCTGATTGCCCTGCGTGACGCCGGGATGGATCAGGTGTTGTGTGTGCGGTTCGACGAGCGATTCCGCTCCCTGACCGCCGAGGCCTTTGTGAAATCCCTGCTGGTGGACGGGCTGGGGGTGGAATACCTGGTGGTGGGCGATGATTTCCGTTTCGGCTGTGGCCGCGACGGGGATTTCGCCTATCTGCAGCAGGCCGGCGAGCAGTTCGGTTTCGCTGTGACCGACACCGCCACCTGCGAAATCTACGGCGAGCGGGTATCCAGCACCCGGGTACGCGCGGCGCTCAGTGCCGGTGATTTTGCCCTGGCGGAAACCCTGTTGGGGCGGCCCTTTGCCATCAGTGGTCGGGTGCGCCACGGTGACAAGATCGGACGCACCCTGGATTTGCCCACGGTGAACCTGGCGCTGAAACGCTTGCACTCGCCGCTGGCGGGGGTGTTTGCGGTTACGGTCAGTGGCGCCGAGCTGGAGGGGCAGATCGGCGCCGCCAACATGGGCGATCGGCCCACGGTGAACGGCACGGAAAATCGCCTGGAAGTGCATCTGCTGGACTACAGCGATGCAGGTGTCGGCAAGGACAGCCTGTACGGCAAGCATTTGACGGTTGCCTTCCGCCATTATGTGCGGGCGGAAGAGAAATTCGCGGATCTGGACCAGCTCAAGACTGCCATCTGGCAGGACGTGCAAGCGGTCCGGGACTACTTCGAAAAGACGGGACTATTCAAGACGGGACTATGA
- the rplU gene encoding 50S ribosomal protein L21, whose protein sequence is MYAVIKTGGKQYRVEEGDVVRIEKIEVATGESVDFDQVLLVANGDDVKVGQPLLDGAKVTAEVLEQGRHKKIKIVKFRRRKHSRKQQGHRQWYTAVKITGIQG, encoded by the coding sequence ATGTACGCAGTAATCAAAACCGGTGGCAAACAGTATCGCGTTGAAGAAGGCGATGTTGTTCGCATCGAAAAAATTGAAGTGGCCACTGGCGAATCCGTGGATTTCGACCAGGTGCTGCTGGTTGCCAACGGCGATGACGTGAAAGTCGGCCAGCCGCTGCTGGATGGCGCCAAGGTAACCGCTGAAGTGCTGGAGCAGGGCCGTCACAAGAAAATCAAGATTGTGAAGTTCCGTCGTCGTAAGCACTCCCGCAAGCAACAAGGTCATCGCCAGTGGTACACGGCGGTGAAAATCACCGGGATCCAGGGCTGA
- a CDS encoding polyprenyl synthetase family protein, translated as MDFKAIYAVVEDDFTAVNQFINHHLDSNVPLIREVGDYIVQSGGKRLRPLVSILCARASGYSGERHVDVAAIIEFLHTATLLHDDVVDESNLRRGRPTVNAVWGNAASVLVGDFLISRALQLMVGLKHPRLLDIFSQSTNTISEGEVLQLINVRDPNTSEDNYMRVIHHKTAKMFESAAETGAVLGADDNTDFVDAFAAYGRHLGIAFQLIDDVLDYQGEASELGKNVGDDLAEGKPTLPLIYTIANGSPEQAKLIKDAIRNGGLDHLQHIIETVQASGGLQYTVDKAAEHTRLALDAIAAVPASPYKETLFTLAEESLKRTY; from the coding sequence ATGGATTTCAAGGCCATTTATGCTGTCGTTGAGGATGACTTCACGGCGGTGAACCAGTTTATCAATCACCACCTGGATTCCAATGTCCCACTGATCCGTGAGGTAGGTGACTATATTGTCCAGTCCGGCGGCAAGCGCCTGCGCCCGCTGGTGTCCATCCTCTGTGCCCGGGCGTCCGGCTACAGCGGCGAGCGCCATGTGGATGTAGCCGCCATCATCGAATTCTTGCACACCGCCACCCTGCTCCACGACGATGTGGTGGATGAATCCAACCTGCGCCGCGGCCGACCCACCGTCAACGCCGTGTGGGGCAATGCCGCCAGCGTGCTGGTGGGCGACTTCCTGATTTCCCGGGCCCTGCAACTGATGGTGGGGCTCAAGCACCCGCGCCTGCTGGATATCTTCTCCCAGAGCACCAACACCATCTCCGAAGGCGAAGTGCTGCAGCTGATCAATGTGCGCGACCCGAATACCAGCGAAGACAACTACATGCGGGTGATCCACCACAAGACCGCCAAGATGTTCGAGTCCGCTGCAGAAACCGGCGCGGTGTTGGGGGCCGATGACAACACCGACTTCGTGGATGCCTTCGCCGCCTATGGTCGCCACCTGGGCATTGCCTTCCAGCTGATCGACGATGTGCTGGATTACCAGGGCGAAGCCAGCGAACTGGGCAAGAATGTGGGTGACGACCTGGCCGAGGGCAAACCCACCCTGCCGCTGATCTACACCATTGCCAACGGCAGCCCGGAGCAGGCCAAACTGATCAAGGACGCCATTCGCAACGGCGGTCTGGACCATCTGCAGCACATTATTGAAACCGTTCAGGCCAGCGGAGGTCTGCAATATACGGTGGACAAGGCCGCCGAGCATACGCGCCTGGCCCTGGACGCCATCGCCGCGGTGCCGGCCTCCCCTTACAAGGAGACCCTGTTCACCCTGGCAGAAGAATCCCTCAAGCGGACCTATTAA
- a CDS encoding SelT/SelW/SelH family protein, with protein MPTNRVAIHYCSQCNWLLRSAWYAQELLTTFSDELDEVALQPGTGGVFRIEANGKPIWERKTDGGFPEITELKRRVRDVVCPERELGHIDRKG; from the coding sequence ATGCCCACAAACCGCGTTGCCATCCACTACTGCAGCCAGTGCAACTGGCTGCTGCGCAGCGCCTGGTACGCCCAGGAGCTGCTGACCACCTTCAGCGATGAACTGGACGAAGTGGCCCTGCAACCAGGCACCGGCGGCGTGTTCCGAATAGAGGCCAATGGCAAGCCGATCTGGGAGCGCAAAACCGACGGCGGCTTTCCGGAAATCACCGAGCTGAAAAGGCGGGTGCGGGATGTGGTCTGCCCGGAGCGGGAGCTGGGGCATATTGATCGCAAGGGCTGA
- the rpmA gene encoding 50S ribosomal protein L27 produces the protein MAHKKAGGSTRNGRDSESKRLGVKRFGGQVVSAGEIIVRQRGTKFHAGVNAGMGKDHTIFAKETGRVKFETKGPLSRKFVVIEPVA, from the coding sequence ATGGCACATAAAAAAGCCGGTGGTAGTACTCGTAACGGTCGCGATTCGGAAAGTAAACGCCTTGGCGTTAAGCGCTTTGGCGGTCAGGTTGTCAGCGCAGGCGAAATCATTGTTCGCCAGCGCGGCACCAAGTTCCACGCTGGTGTGAACGCCGGCATGGGCAAAGACCATACTATCTTTGCCAAAGAGACCGGTCGCGTTAAGTTTGAAACCAAGGGTCCGCTGAGCCGCAAGTTTGTGGTGATCGAGCCCGTGGCCTGA
- the proB gene encoding glutamate 5-kinase encodes MADRQRWVIKIGSALLTNDGKGLDCALMQSWVDRMVALREQGIEVVIVSSGAVAEGMTRLGWASRPDSVHELQAAAAVGQMGLVQAWESRFQKHNLHTAQVLLTHDDLSDRKRYLNARSTLLTLLGFSVVPVVNENDTVVTDEIRFGDNDTLAALVANLIEADRLVILTDQEGLFDADPRSNPDAKLIREARASDPDIARVAGGGGLLGRGGMATKVRAAKLAARSGASTTIASGRSPQVLAELAQGQGPGTTLLPDTSPMNARKQWLAGHLQMRGRVVLDAGAVRRIRDGGSSLLPVGVMDVFGQFSRGEMVACESEQGERIGCGLVNYDAADARRICGKKSTEIADVLGYMNEEELIHRDNMVVFEVG; translated from the coding sequence GTGGCGGACCGCCAGCGTTGGGTAATCAAGATAGGCAGTGCCCTGCTGACCAATGACGGCAAGGGTCTCGACTGTGCCTTGATGCAGTCCTGGGTGGATCGCATGGTGGCGCTGCGCGAGCAGGGCATCGAGGTGGTCATCGTGTCGTCCGGTGCGGTGGCAGAAGGGATGACCCGGCTGGGCTGGGCCTCCCGTCCGGATTCCGTGCACGAGCTGCAGGCCGCCGCTGCGGTGGGCCAGATGGGGCTGGTGCAGGCCTGGGAGTCGCGCTTCCAGAAGCACAATCTTCACACCGCCCAGGTGTTGCTCACCCATGACGATCTGTCTGACCGCAAGCGCTACCTTAACGCCCGCTCCACGTTGCTGACTCTGCTGGGTTTTTCGGTGGTGCCGGTGGTCAACGAGAACGACACCGTGGTCACCGATGAAATCCGCTTTGGCGATAACGACACCCTGGCGGCGCTGGTGGCCAATCTGATCGAAGCCGACCGGTTGGTGATTCTCACTGATCAGGAGGGGCTTTTTGACGCTGATCCCCGTAGCAATCCCGATGCCAAATTGATCCGCGAAGCGCGGGCATCGGACCCGGATATCGCCCGCGTCGCTGGCGGTGGTGGTCTGCTGGGTCGCGGTGGCATGGCCACCAAGGTGCGCGCTGCCAAGCTGGCTGCTCGCTCCGGGGCTTCCACCACCATTGCGTCCGGGCGCAGCCCGCAGGTGCTGGCGGAGCTGGCACAGGGGCAGGGGCCCGGCACTACGCTGCTGCCGGATACCTCGCCCATGAATGCCCGCAAGCAGTGGTTGGCCGGGCATCTGCAGATGCGTGGCCGGGTGGTGCTGGATGCCGGAGCGGTGCGCCGTATTCGTGATGGTGGCTCCAGCCTGCTGCCGGTGGGTGTGATGGATGTGTTCGGTCAGTTCTCCCGCGGGGAAATGGTGGCCTGTGAAAGCGAGCAGGGCGAGCGCATCGGCTGTGGCCTGGTCAATTATGACGCTGCCGACGCGCGCCGGATCTGTGGCAAGAAAAGCACTGAGATTGCCGATGTGCTGGGCTACATGAACGAGGAAGAGCTGATCCACCGGGACAATATGGTGGTGTTCGAAGTTGGCTGA
- the murJ gene encoding murein biosynthesis integral membrane protein MurJ translates to MTESTEKTPKKAGLMASTAVVATMTMLSRVLGLVRDVVIARMLGASAGADAFFVALKIPNFFRRLFAEGAFNQAFVPVLSEYRSQGSMAATKLLVDRVAGTLGTVVALITLVGMLAAAGVVWLFAPGFGDDPVKRALTVEMLRLTFPYLFFISLTAFAGGILNSWNRFAVPAFTPVLLNLSLIGCALFLAPQFAEDRMAVALAWGVLIAGVAQLLFQLPFLARLNLMPVPRMGWSDPGVRKIMTLMVPALFGASVYQLNSLVNTVLASLLETGSVTWLYYTDRLIELPLGIFAVAIGTVILPSLSSKHVSASSEAFSRTLDWAIRMVLLIGLPAALALAVLAEPLLSTLFQYGEFTAFDVTKTAESLRAYSAGLLAAMLIKVLAPGFYARQDTRTPVKIGVIAMLANMAFGAMLVWEWRHVGLATAMALSAWLNAGLLYLGLRRAGVYQPLKGWLFHWGRMVFAGGAMAAATYWLSLQTQAWTEADMWSRVGWLSLIVASGLAIYGVSLLILGLRPRHLRR, encoded by the coding sequence ATGACCGAATCCACAGAAAAGACCCCGAAAAAAGCCGGTTTAATGGCCTCCACCGCCGTGGTGGCGACCATGACCATGCTATCGCGGGTGCTCGGGCTGGTTCGGGATGTGGTGATCGCCCGCATGCTGGGGGCTTCCGCCGGGGCAGATGCCTTCTTCGTGGCCCTGAAAATTCCCAATTTTTTCCGTCGTCTGTTTGCCGAAGGGGCCTTTAACCAGGCGTTTGTGCCGGTGCTGAGCGAGTACCGCAGTCAGGGCAGCATGGCGGCCACCAAGCTGCTGGTGGACCGGGTGGCCGGGACTCTGGGCACCGTGGTGGCGTTGATTACTCTCGTAGGGATGCTGGCGGCAGCCGGCGTGGTGTGGTTGTTTGCGCCGGGTTTTGGCGATGATCCGGTGAAACGGGCCCTGACCGTGGAAATGCTGCGGCTGACCTTTCCTTACTTGTTCTTTATTTCCCTGACCGCCTTTGCTGGCGGCATTCTCAATTCCTGGAACCGCTTTGCGGTGCCGGCCTTTACCCCGGTGCTGTTGAACCTGAGCCTGATCGGCTGCGCCCTGTTTCTGGCGCCGCAGTTTGCCGAGGACCGCATGGCGGTGGCGCTGGCCTGGGGGGTGTTGATCGCCGGGGTGGCGCAGCTGCTGTTCCAGTTGCCATTCCTGGCCCGGCTGAACCTGATGCCGGTGCCGCGCATGGGGTGGTCCGACCCGGGGGTGCGCAAGATCATGACATTGATGGTGCCGGCCCTGTTCGGGGCCTCGGTCTATCAGCTCAACTCCCTGGTCAACACCGTTCTGGCATCACTGCTGGAAACCGGCTCGGTGACCTGGCTTTACTATACGGACCGGCTGATCGAGCTGCCGCTGGGTATTTTTGCGGTGGCCATCGGCACGGTGATCCTGCCCAGCCTGTCCAGCAAGCATGTGAGTGCGTCCAGCGAAGCGTTTTCCCGCACCCTGGACTGGGCCATTCGCATGGTGCTGTTGATTGGTCTGCCGGCGGCGCTGGCGTTGGCGGTATTGGCTGAGCCGCTGCTCTCCACGCTGTTCCAGTACGGCGAGTTCACCGCTTTTGATGTGACGAAAACCGCAGAATCCCTGCGTGCCTACAGCGCCGGCCTGCTGGCGGCCATGCTGATCAAGGTACTGGCGCCGGGCTTCTATGCCCGCCAGGACACCCGTACCCCGGTGAAGATCGGCGTGATCGCCATGCTGGCGAATATGGCGTTTGGTGCCATGCTGGTGTGGGAGTGGCGCCATGTGGGGCTAGCCACGGCCATGGCCCTGTCCGCCTGGCTCAACGCCGGGTTGTTGTATCTGGGGTTGCGCCGGGCCGGGGTCTATCAGCCGCTCAAGGGCTGGTTGTTTCATTGGGGGCGGATGGTGTTTGCTGGTGGTGCGATGGCAGCGGCTACTTACTGGCTGTCGTTGCAGACCCAGGCCTGGACCGAGGCCGACATGTGGAGCAGGGTTGGCTGGCTCAGCCTGATTGTGGCCTCCGGGCTGGCGATCTATGGGGTTAGCCTGCTGATCCTGGGGCTGCGCCCGCGGCATTTACGTCGCTGA
- a CDS encoding HIT family protein, which translates to MATLHPRLAADTRALGETELCWLRWMNDQRFAWLIVVPKRDGLREWHHLPVAEQQALLEQVNGLAARLERVTGADKINIGALGNLVPQLHIHIIARFEGDPCWPGPVWGQGQPEPWAEGERPAWLKALADPEPI; encoded by the coding sequence ATGGCCACGCTCCACCCCCGTCTTGCTGCTGACACCCGTGCTTTGGGTGAAACGGAGCTGTGCTGGCTGCGCTGGATGAATGACCAGCGCTTTGCCTGGTTGATCGTGGTACCCAAACGGGACGGCCTGCGTGAATGGCATCACCTGCCGGTGGCGGAGCAGCAGGCGCTGCTGGAGCAGGTTAACGGCCTGGCTGCGCGTCTGGAGCGGGTGACCGGGGCGGACAAGATCAACATCGGCGCGCTGGGCAATCTGGTGCCGCAATTGCACATTCACATCATCGCCCGTTTCGAGGGTGATCCCTGCTGGCCGGGTCCGGTCTGGGGGCAGGGCCAGCCTGAGCCCTGGGCAGAGGGCGAGCGCCCGGCGTGGCTGAAAGCGCTGGCCGATCCGGAGCCGATCTAG
- a CDS encoding AraC family transcriptional regulator codes for MTILKMDPAEYSVSAEYLALFLDVLSRRGISNEVMLSGTAIEPGCWRDPKARVTAQDFEKVVARGLELSGEPWLGWELGAAMTISSHGFLGYAAMSSATLGEAMEMAVKYFRTRSTLVQLEIFTDGDMAVMQISELLALGDLAPVMMESLFSSFHFMGQKLLPDMEIIGELRFTYPEPEYFARMRPVMPVPVYFDCAYNQMRFPVERLDYELQFADPRLARMAADQCEQEMASIKAPPALLGQVRRIILGGGGRFPGVEEVASELHMSSRTLKRKLQQLGTSYQEVLDGLRKGLAVEYLTQTDKTVDEIAMSLGYSDASNFARAFRRWTLRSPSDYR; via the coding sequence ATGACAATACTAAAAATGGACCCTGCGGAGTACTCGGTCTCCGCCGAATACTTGGCTCTGTTTCTGGATGTGTTGTCCAGGCGGGGTATTTCCAATGAAGTAATGCTGTCCGGCACCGCTATCGAGCCGGGCTGCTGGCGGGATCCGAAGGCCCGGGTGACTGCCCAGGACTTCGAGAAGGTGGTGGCAAGGGGGCTTGAGCTCAGCGGGGAGCCCTGGCTGGGCTGGGAGCTGGGCGCTGCCATGACCATTTCCTCCCACGGCTTTCTCGGTTACGCGGCCATGAGTAGCGCCACATTGGGTGAGGCCATGGAGATGGCGGTGAAATATTTCCGCACCCGTAGCACCCTGGTGCAGCTGGAAATCTTCACCGACGGTGATATGGCGGTGATGCAGATCAGCGAATTGCTGGCGTTGGGCGATCTGGCGCCGGTGATGATGGAAAGCCTGTTTTCCAGTTTTCATTTCATGGGGCAGAAATTGCTGCCGGATATGGAAATTATCGGTGAGCTGCGCTTTACCTACCCGGAGCCGGAGTATTTTGCTCGCATGCGACCGGTGATGCCGGTACCGGTGTATTTCGATTGTGCCTATAACCAGATGCGCTTTCCGGTGGAGCGCCTGGATTATGAATTGCAATTTGCCGATCCGCGACTGGCTCGCATGGCAGCGGACCAGTGCGAACAGGAAATGGCTTCCATCAAGGCGCCGCCGGCGTTGCTTGGTCAGGTGCGCCGGATCATCCTGGGCGGTGGTGGACGCTTTCCCGGCGTGGAAGAGGTGGCCAGCGAACTGCATATGTCTTCCCGGACCCTGAAGCGGAAGTTGCAGCAACTGGGTACCAGCTACCAGGAGGTGTTGGACGGCCTGCGCAAGGGGCTTGCGGTGGAATACCTGACACAGACGGACAAGACGGTGGATGAGATCGCCATGAGTCTGGGGTATTCCGATGCCTCCAACTTTGCCCGGGCGTTTCGGCGCTGGACGTTACGCAGTCCTTCCGATTATCGGTGA
- a CDS encoding CPXCG motif-containing cysteine-rich protein — MAGLVPVTVQCPHCWEPIEVLIDTSVAEQEYVEDCQVCCQPLLFTVAVPFDSEEPQVDVRPENE; from the coding sequence ATGGCAGGGCTGGTGCCGGTGACCGTGCAATGTCCCCATTGCTGGGAGCCCATTGAGGTGCTGATTGATACCTCGGTGGCGGAGCAGGAATATGTGGAAGACTGTCAGGTGTGCTGCCAGCCACTGCTGTTTACCGTGGCGGTGCCGTTTGACAGCGAAGAGCCGCAGGTGGATGTGCGGCCTGAGAATGAGTAG
- the cgtA gene encoding Obg family GTPase CgtA, whose amino-acid sequence MQFVDEATIEVHAGKGGDGCLSFRREKYVEFGGPDGGDGGAGGSVMVQADTNLNTLVDYRYERIFKARNGEPGKGRQMTGKSADDVVLLVPVGTTIVDVDTDEVLADLTDPEKPVMIALGGRGGLGNIHFKSSTNQAPRKITKGKPGESRRLRLELKVLADVGLLGMPNAGKSTLIRAISAAKPKVADYPFTTLVPNLGVVKADRHRSFVVADIPGLIEGAAEGAGLGIRFLKHLARTRLLLHVVDLAPMDGSSPADHIDAIADELDRFSPALAEQERWLVFNKIDLLADDEAQTQAGAIVEELGWQGPVFKISAAAGVGCEDLVYALMNAIEDRRRLEQEDPDYAAAQQDLRARLEEEAREKVQELKADARRARQNDDDDDDDDHDVEIIYEP is encoded by the coding sequence ATGCAATTTGTCGATGAAGCCACCATTGAAGTGCACGCCGGTAAGGGCGGTGATGGCTGCCTGAGTTTCCGGCGCGAGAAATACGTGGAATTCGGTGGCCCGGATGGTGGCGACGGCGGTGCCGGTGGCAGTGTGATGGTGCAGGCGGATACCAACCTGAACACCCTGGTGGACTACCGCTACGAGCGCATTTTCAAGGCCCGCAACGGTGAGCCCGGCAAGGGGCGCCAGATGACCGGCAAATCCGCTGACGATGTGGTGCTGCTGGTGCCGGTGGGCACCACTATTGTCGATGTGGATACCGATGAGGTGCTGGCGGATCTGACCGACCCGGAAAAGCCGGTGATGATTGCTCTGGGCGGTCGCGGTGGCCTGGGCAATATTCACTTCAAGAGCAGCACCAATCAGGCGCCGCGCAAGATCACCAAGGGCAAGCCCGGTGAATCCCGTCGCCTGCGTCTGGAATTGAAGGTGCTGGCGGATGTAGGGCTGCTGGGCATGCCCAATGCCGGCAAGAGCACCCTGATCCGGGCGATTTCCGCCGCCAAGCCCAAGGTGGCGGATTATCCGTTTACCACCCTGGTGCCCAATCTCGGTGTGGTGAAAGCAGATCGCCATCGCAGTTTTGTGGTGGCCGATATTCCCGGCCTGATCGAGGGTGCCGCAGAAGGGGCGGGTCTGGGGATTCGTTTCCTCAAGCATCTGGCGCGCACCCGCCTGTTGCTGCATGTGGTGGATCTGGCGCCCATGGATGGCAGCAGCCCGGCGGATCATATTGATGCCATTGCCGACGAACTGGATCGTTTCTCTCCGGCTCTGGCCGAGCAGGAGCGCTGGCTGGTGTTCAACAAGATTGACCTGCTGGCGGATGATGAAGCGCAGACGCAGGCGGGTGCCATTGTCGAAGAGTTGGGCTGGCAGGGGCCGGTGTTCAAGATTTCCGCTGCGGCGGGCGTGGGCTGCGAAGATCTGGTCTACGCCCTGATGAATGCCATCGAGGATCGTCGCCGGCTGGAACAGGAAGACCCGGACTATGCCGCTGCCCAGCAGGATCTTCGCGCCCGCCTGGAAGAAGAGGCCCGTGAAAAGGTGCAGGAGCTCAAGGCTGACGCGCGCCGGGCTCGCCAGAATGACGATGACGACGATGATGATGACCACGATGTGGAAATCATTTACGAACCTTGA